The Solibacillus sp. FSL R7-0682 genome includes a window with the following:
- a CDS encoding ABC transporter permease, whose amino-acid sequence MKFISDVKLLLKITQEYVNAQFTIAFSAIFSMLFLLYSFNFSEGVWRPAVLMMFAIYLITTIYVWFVSHLIKKDLASEREIQKRSRLLGFPLILSIFVGNVFAAGFGFMLATKNKTAEYTFAVYAFNTQIFILVVSAMNLFKPYVVDTFLLAMGGFIALAILYLIVAILIARHVTLSNAPKWMLPVGVIMCIPVLTGNIFSLLLGITLIRKARNADPSAVEKWQKMWNKILRNSMAVFGLFFIVFMFSLSVVSSWTFDYDFAVENNYAALLQTPSLQHPLGTDNFGRDLFSRIVFGAQISLIVGFCATIIPALIGGALGAISGYYGKNTDNLIMRSLDVLYAIPGILLAIAIIAAFGANTLNLIIALSVGAIPTYARTMRANVLQISNYEFVESARALGASDGAIIFKHIVPNALAPMIVKATLTIGGAVISTSSLSFLGLGIEPHIPEWGNILKVGSTYLESHSYLAIFPGLCIMLLVLSFNFFGDGLRDALDPKSN is encoded by the coding sequence GTGAAATTCATTTCAGATGTAAAACTGCTTTTGAAAATAACACAAGAATATGTCAATGCTCAGTTTACGATTGCTTTTTCTGCTATCTTTTCAATGCTGTTTTTACTTTATAGTTTTAATTTCTCAGAGGGTGTATGGCGACCTGCTGTATTGATGATGTTTGCAATCTATTTGATTACGACAATCTATGTATGGTTTGTTTCCCACCTCATTAAAAAGGATTTAGCAAGTGAACGCGAAATCCAAAAGCGATCACGCTTACTTGGGTTTCCTCTTATTTTATCAATTTTTGTAGGAAACGTTTTTGCAGCAGGATTTGGCTTTATGCTTGCAACAAAAAACAAAACGGCAGAGTACACCTTTGCTGTGTATGCGTTTAATACGCAAATTTTTATCTTGGTCGTATCGGCAATGAATCTATTTAAGCCTTATGTAGTAGATACTTTTTTACTCGCTATGGGCGGTTTTATAGCATTAGCGATACTATATCTAATCGTTGCAATTCTTATTGCACGTCATGTCACGCTTAGTAATGCGCCGAAATGGATGTTACCGGTAGGAGTCATTATGTGTATTCCGGTGTTAACAGGAAATATTTTTTCTTTATTACTAGGTATAACTCTAATTCGGAAGGCGCGGAATGCGGATCCATCTGCTGTTGAGAAGTGGCAAAAAATGTGGAATAAAATTTTACGAAATTCGATGGCTGTATTTGGTTTGTTTTTTATCGTCTTTATGTTCTCATTATCTGTCGTGAGTAGTTGGACGTTTGATTATGATTTTGCAGTAGAGAACAATTACGCTGCACTTTTGCAAACACCATCTTTACAGCATCCATTAGGTACAGATAATTTCGGTCGAGATTTATTTTCACGTATTGTATTTGGGGCACAAATCTCCTTAATCGTAGGTTTTTGTGCAACAATTATTCCGGCTCTTATCGGAGGGGCACTTGGCGCAATCTCAGGCTACTATGGAAAAAATACCGACAATCTTATTATGCGTAGCTTAGATGTGCTCTATGCGATTCCAGGTATTTTACTTGCGATTGCCATTATTGCGGCATTTGGCGCGAACACGTTGAACTTAATTATTGCATTAAGTGTTGGCGCAATTCCAACGTATGCACGGACGATGCGTGCAAATGTGCTACAAATATCAAACTATGAATTTGTTGAATCTGCGCGCGCATTAGGTGCTTCCGATGGAGCCATTATTTTCAAACATATTGTACCGAATGCTCTTGCGCCGATGATTGTAAAAGCGACTTTAACAATTGGTGGAGCTGTCATTTCGACAAGTAGTTTAAGCTTCTTAGGTCTAGGTATTGAGCCGCATATTCCTGAGTGGGGCAATATTTTAAAAGTAGGAAGCACTTATTTAGAGTCTCACTCTTATTTAGCTATTTTCCCCGGTCTATGCATTATGCTGCTCGTTCTATCGTTTAACTTTTTTGGCGATGGACTTCGTGACGCATTAGATCCGAAATCAAATTAA